The Quercus robur chromosome 7, dhQueRobu3.1, whole genome shotgun sequence genome has a segment encoding these proteins:
- the LOC126692051 gene encoding heat stress transcription factor A-6a isoform X2 has product MIMGPKDEPPKTSTSSIQPETSSSFSTASFSNFDDSLMGFEYMAGQAAGTTTVPSSSGGEAENNIGVPQPLGWLQEISIPPFLTKTFELVDDPVLDPIISWGSRGESFVVWDPVEFSSVVLPRNFKHSNFSSFVRQLNTYGFRKIDTDRWEFANEAFQRGKRHLLKNIQRRKSHQSQQIGVYNGPSTEAGKPGLDNEIERLKKEKSTMMQEVVELQQQHRGTMHHMEAVNERLQSAEQRQQQMISFLTKMLQNPAFLELLRQKKEQRKIDSPRVRRKFVKQHQHEIGKADSSMDGQIVKYQADWGLPFVPSSGLDLNPPVEHSQDYLSPGMVTTLEEMGLGAESIPFQFENVESVELAMPDEFAVLQGFAKTPEQVGEGSSRFRTEDLKGKNVVSPPEEINTEYLVSYPEEIMEEKALSQLSPGIKSITKQEEIWSMGFDASTVTPSSRSELWGTPINYEIPDLEVTGGLSDMWDLGSLQVAGGLGIDKWTADESSFGL; this is encoded by the exons ATGATTATGGGTCCTAAAGATGAACCACCCAAAACTTCGACTAGTTCAATACAACCCGAAACGTCGTCGTCTTTTTCCACAGCTAGTTTTTCCAACTTTGATGATTCTCTAATGGGGTTCGAATACATGGCTGGTCAAGCAGCAGGTACTACTACTGTACCGTCGAGTAGTGGAGGAGAGGCTGAGAATAATATCGGTGTTCCTCAACCGCTTGGGTGGTTACAGGAAATTTCAATTCCGCCATTTCTGACCAAGACTTTCGAGCTCGTGGATGATCCGGTGCTCGACCCGATTATATCGTGGGGTTCGAGGGGAGAGAGCTTCGTGGTGTGGGACCCAGTGGAGTTTTCGAGCGTCGTGTTGCCTAGGAATTTCAAGCACAGCAATTTCTCCAGTTTTGTTCGCCAGCTTAATACTTAT GGGTTCCGCAAGATTGATACTGATAGGTGGGAATTTGCCAATGAAGCTTTCCAGCGAGGGAAGAGACATCTCTTGAAGAACATTCAGAGGCGCAAATCACATCAATCCCAACAGATTGGGGTCTATAATGGGCCTTCTACTGAAGCAGGGAAGCCTGGTTTGGACAATGAGATAGAGAgattgaagaaggaaaagagtACAATGATGCAGGAGGTTGTTGAATTGCAGCAGCAGCACCGAGGGACGATGCACCATATGGAAGCAGTGAATGAGAGGCTCCAGTCTGCAGAGCAGAGACAGCAGCAGATGATTTCTTTCTTGACAAAGATGCTGCAGAACCCAGCATTCTTAGAACTTCTTAGGCAAAAGAAGGAACAGAGAAAAATAGATTCTCCCCGAGTGAGGAGGAAGTTTGTAAAGCAGCATCAACATGAAATTGGTAAGGCAGATTCTTCCATGGATGGGCAGATTGTGAAGTACCAAGCAGATTGGGGACTCCCCTTTGTACCTTCTTCAGGCCTAGATTTAAATCCACCCGTTGAACATTCTCAGGATTACCTCTCACCAGGTATGGTTACTACACTAGAAGAAATGGGCTTAGGTGCTGAAAGCATACCATTTCAATTTGAGAATGTTGAATCGGTTGAATTAGCCATGCCAGATGAATTTGCAGTATTGCAGGGATTTGCCAAAACTCCTGAGCAGGTGGGAGAAGGGTCATCGAGGTTCAGGACTGAAGATCTGAAAGGAAAGAATGTCGTAAGCCCGCCAGAAGAGATTAATACTGAGTATTTGGTGTCTTATCCTGAAGAAATAATGGAGGAGAAGGCTCTTTCTCAGTTATCTCCAGGGATTAAAAGCATCACTAAACAAGAGGAAATATGGAGCATGGGTTTTGATGCCAGTACTGTCACGCCTAGCTCTCGTAGTGAGTTATGGGGTACTCCAATCAACTATGAAATTCCAGATTTGGAAGTGACTGGTGGATTATCAGACATGTGGGATTTAGGTTCCTTGCAAGTGGCAGGAGGTTTAGGCATTGATAAGTGGACTGCTGATGAATCCTCTTTTG GTCTGTGA
- the LOC126692051 gene encoding heat stress transcription factor A-6a isoform X1 — MIMGPKDEPPKTSTSSIQPETSSSFSTASFSNFDDSLMGFEYMAGQAAGTTTVPSSSGGEAENNIGVPQPLGWLQEISIPPFLTKTFELVDDPVLDPIISWGSRGESFVVWDPVEFSSVVLPRNFKHSNFSSFVRQLNTYGFRKIDTDRWEFANEAFQRGKRHLLKNIQRRKSHQSQQIGVYNGPSTEAGKPGLDNEIERLKKEKSTMMQEVVELQQQHRGTMHHMEAVNERLQSAEQRQQQMISFLTKMLQNPAFLELLRQKKEQRKIDSPRVRRKFVKQHQHEIGKADSSMDGQIVKYQADWGLPFVPSSGLDLNPPVEHSQDYLSPGMVTTLEEMGLGAESIPFQFENVESVELAMPDEFAVLQGFAKTPEQVGEGSSRFRTEDLKGKNVVSPPEEINTEYLVSYPEEIMEEKALSQLSPGIKSITKQEEIWSMGFDASTVTPSSRSELWGTPINYEIPDLEVTGGLSDMWDLGSLQVAGGLGIDKWTADESSFGEPQSQDDQPKDDISKNRDP, encoded by the exons ATGATTATGGGTCCTAAAGATGAACCACCCAAAACTTCGACTAGTTCAATACAACCCGAAACGTCGTCGTCTTTTTCCACAGCTAGTTTTTCCAACTTTGATGATTCTCTAATGGGGTTCGAATACATGGCTGGTCAAGCAGCAGGTACTACTACTGTACCGTCGAGTAGTGGAGGAGAGGCTGAGAATAATATCGGTGTTCCTCAACCGCTTGGGTGGTTACAGGAAATTTCAATTCCGCCATTTCTGACCAAGACTTTCGAGCTCGTGGATGATCCGGTGCTCGACCCGATTATATCGTGGGGTTCGAGGGGAGAGAGCTTCGTGGTGTGGGACCCAGTGGAGTTTTCGAGCGTCGTGTTGCCTAGGAATTTCAAGCACAGCAATTTCTCCAGTTTTGTTCGCCAGCTTAATACTTAT GGGTTCCGCAAGATTGATACTGATAGGTGGGAATTTGCCAATGAAGCTTTCCAGCGAGGGAAGAGACATCTCTTGAAGAACATTCAGAGGCGCAAATCACATCAATCCCAACAGATTGGGGTCTATAATGGGCCTTCTACTGAAGCAGGGAAGCCTGGTTTGGACAATGAGATAGAGAgattgaagaaggaaaagagtACAATGATGCAGGAGGTTGTTGAATTGCAGCAGCAGCACCGAGGGACGATGCACCATATGGAAGCAGTGAATGAGAGGCTCCAGTCTGCAGAGCAGAGACAGCAGCAGATGATTTCTTTCTTGACAAAGATGCTGCAGAACCCAGCATTCTTAGAACTTCTTAGGCAAAAGAAGGAACAGAGAAAAATAGATTCTCCCCGAGTGAGGAGGAAGTTTGTAAAGCAGCATCAACATGAAATTGGTAAGGCAGATTCTTCCATGGATGGGCAGATTGTGAAGTACCAAGCAGATTGGGGACTCCCCTTTGTACCTTCTTCAGGCCTAGATTTAAATCCACCCGTTGAACATTCTCAGGATTACCTCTCACCAGGTATGGTTACTACACTAGAAGAAATGGGCTTAGGTGCTGAAAGCATACCATTTCAATTTGAGAATGTTGAATCGGTTGAATTAGCCATGCCAGATGAATTTGCAGTATTGCAGGGATTTGCCAAAACTCCTGAGCAGGTGGGAGAAGGGTCATCGAGGTTCAGGACTGAAGATCTGAAAGGAAAGAATGTCGTAAGCCCGCCAGAAGAGATTAATACTGAGTATTTGGTGTCTTATCCTGAAGAAATAATGGAGGAGAAGGCTCTTTCTCAGTTATCTCCAGGGATTAAAAGCATCACTAAACAAGAGGAAATATGGAGCATGGGTTTTGATGCCAGTACTGTCACGCCTAGCTCTCGTAGTGAGTTATGGGGTACTCCAATCAACTATGAAATTCCAGATTTGGAAGTGACTGGTGGATTATCAGACATGTGGGATTTAGGTTCCTTGCAAGTGGCAGGAGGTTTAGGCATTGATAAGTGGACTGCTGATGAATCCTCTTTTGGTGAGCCTCAGAGTCAGGATGACCAGCCCAAAGATGATATATCTAAAAATAGGGATCCATAG